In Vidua macroura isolate BioBank_ID:100142 chromosome 7, ASM2450914v1, whole genome shotgun sequence, a single genomic region encodes these proteins:
- the CAVIN2 gene encoding caveolae-associated protein 2, whose amino-acid sequence MGEAAAGSAVPPLPAAEAGGGQVNALTVLALLEKLVSMLEAVEGHQRQMEQRQRGLEGAVRGIQGDLVKLCRSHGATGEAVEKLLEKSRKVCAHTRAVRERLDRQCDQVRRLEQHHAQLLRRDRFKVLIFQEENEIPASVFAKEPIPSITEGKEEPVDENKTLEETLHTVELGSDDEMFHEGDDLDDSAEEKTEESRAEKLKRSSLKKVDSLKKAFSRQNIEKKMNKISTKIVSPERREKIKKSLTVHHQKSSSAKGSGFKVGFSTKKGREGESPAEAEDRPSETASNDQAENEDEMSFADMHSDMTPTTSLAEEGKAAVDSLEKEARAEGKAAMNNNIELSIVEDDEEYGVPLEVSSQKLFDERNNPVGGEAEQSDEETTQAAVLQVDQTA is encoded by the exons AtgggggaggcggcggcgggcagcGCGGTGCCCCCGCTCCCGGCCGCGGAGGCGGGCGGCGGGCAGGTGAACGCGCTGAccgtgctggccctgctggagaAGCTGGTCTCCATGCTGGAGGCGGTGGAAGGCCACCAGCGGCAGATGGAGCAGAGGCAGCGGGGCTTGGAAGGGGCGGTGCGGGGCATCCAGGGGGACCTGGTGAAGCTGTGCCGCAGCCACGGCGCCACGGGGGAGGCggtggagaagctgctggagaagtCGCGGAAGGTGTGCGCGCACACCCGCGCCGTGCGGGAGCGCCTGGACCGCCAGTGCGACCAGGTGCGGCGCCTGGAGCAGCACCACGCCCAGCTGCTCCGCCGGGACCGCTTCAAGGTGCTCATCTTCCAG gaggaaaatgagaTCCCTGCCAGTGTTTTTGCAAAAGAGCCCATTCCTAGcattacagaaggaaaagaagagccTGTGGATGAGAACAAAACACTGGAAGAAACCTTGCACACAGTGGAGTTGGGTTCAGATGATGAAATGTTTCATGAGGGAGATGACTTGGATGACAgtgcagaggagaaaacagaagaatcAAGAGCTGAGAAACTTAAAAGATCCAGCCTCAAGAAGGTGGACAGCCTCAAGAAAGCATTTTCCCGCCAAAACATTGAGAAGAAGATGAACAAGATCAGCACAAAGATCGTGTCGCCTGAACGGAGAGAAAAGATCAAGAAGTCACTTACTGTGCATCACCAGAAATCCTCCTCTGCAAAGGGCTCAGGTTTCAAAGTGGGATTCAGCACGAAGAAAGGCCGGGAGGGAGAAAGCCCCGCAGAAGCTGAGGACAGGCCCTCAGAAACTGCAAGCAACGACCAGGCTGAGAACGAGGACGAAATGTCCTTCGCCGACATGCACTCGGATATGActcccaccacctccctggccGAGGAGGGCAAAGCAGCCGTCGATTCTCTGGAGAAGGAGGCCAGAGCGGAAGGGAAGGCCGCGATGAACAACAACATCGAGCTGTCCATCGTGGAAGATGACGAAGAGTACGGGGTGCCTCTAGAAGTTTCTAGCCAGAAACTGTTCGATGAGAGAAACAACCCAGTTGGCGGGGAGGCGGAACAATCTGACGAAGAAACGACCCAAGCAGCCGTCCTGCAGGTGGACCAAACAGCGTAG